One Chitinophagaceae bacterium C216 genomic window carries:
- the fabD gene encoding Malonyl CoA-acyl carrier protein transacylase, giving the protein MKHAFVFPGQGSQFTGMGKDLYEQSVFAKKLFEQANEVLGFRISDIMFNGSDEELKQTNVTQPAVFLHSIVAYKSIQEAKPDMVAGHSLGEFSALVANGTISFEDGLKLVAVRASAMQKACEITPSTMAAIINLPDEKVEAICAEVQKETGEVVVPANYNCPGQLVISGSIKGIEVACEKMKAAGAKRALVLPVGGAFHSPLMEPARKELQEAIEKTDFHTPICPIYQNVTAKAVYDKDEIKQNLIAQLTGAVRWTQTILSMVENGASKFTECGPGKVLQGLIQKIDKNVTVEGVS; this is encoded by the coding sequence ATGAAGCATGCTTTCGTTTTCCCCGGACAAGGTTCTCAGTTTACCGGAATGGGAAAAGATCTTTACGAACAAAGTGTATTTGCCAAAAAGCTGTTTGAACAAGCCAATGAGGTGCTGGGATTCAGAATCTCCGACATTATGTTCAATGGCTCAGATGAGGAATTAAAACAAACCAACGTTACCCAGCCTGCAGTATTTCTGCACTCTATCGTGGCTTATAAATCCATCCAAGAAGCCAAACCCGATATGGTGGCCGGGCATTCATTAGGAGAATTTTCAGCACTGGTGGCCAATGGCACCATTAGCTTTGAAGACGGTCTGAAACTAGTAGCTGTGCGTGCCAGCGCTATGCAAAAAGCATGTGAAATTACACCTTCTACCATGGCAGCCATTATCAACCTGCCCGATGAAAAAGTTGAAGCAATTTGCGCCGAAGTACAAAAAGAAACCGGCGAAGTAGTGGTTCCGGCCAACTACAATTGTCCGGGGCAGCTGGTAATAAGTGGCAGCATCAAGGGCATCGAAGTGGCCTGCGAAAAAATGAAAGCTGCAGGAGCAAAACGCGCGCTGGTACTACCTGTTGGCGGCGCTTTCCACTCTCCTTTAATGGAACCTGCAAGGAAAGAACTTCAAGAAGCCATTGAAAAAACCGATTTCCATACACCTATCTGCCCCATCTATCAAAATGTTACTGCAAAAGCTGTATATGATAAAGATGAAATCAAGCAAAACCTCATTGCGCAGCTTACTGGAGCAGTACGTTGGACACAAACCATCCTATCGATGGTAGAAAATGGAGCTTCCAAATTCACCGAATGTGGTCCCGGAAAAGTTTTACAAGGACTCATTCAGAAAATTGATAAGAATGTAACTGTGGAAGGTGTTAGCTAA
- the fkpA gene encoding putative FKBP-type peptidyl-prolyl cis-trans isomerase FkpA, with protein MRRYLMLLVLTAAIIGSCSKKEKPCVSKSVEEELPAMKKYAEDNSINYQQHESGILYEIIEPGTGAQPTSSSTVKAKYEGRFLNGQKFDESTDGVSFNLSQVIPGWTTIVPLLKEGGKMKVIIPSSLAYDCHPYYPAFHNKPLYFSIELLEVE; from the coding sequence ATGAGAAGATATTTAATGTTATTGGTCCTAACTGCGGCCATTATCGGAAGCTGTTCTAAAAAGGAGAAACCCTGTGTTTCAAAATCGGTGGAAGAAGAGTTACCGGCCATGAAAAAATATGCCGAGGACAATTCCATCAACTACCAACAGCATGAATCCGGTATTCTTTATGAAATTATTGAACCCGGAACCGGAGCGCAGCCTACCAGTTCAAGTACTGTAAAAGCGAAGTATGAAGGAAGATTTTTAAATGGCCAAAAGTTTGATGAAAGTACTGACGGTGTGTCTTTCAATCTTTCACAAGTAATCCCTGGCTGGACAACCATTGTGCCTTTACTCAAAGAAGGAGGGAAAATGAAAGTGATTATCCCCTCTTCTCTGGCCTATGATTGCCATCCTTACTATCCGGCCTTTCATAACAAACCTTTATACTTCTCGATCGAGCTATTAGAAGTGGAATAA
- the mlaE gene encoding Intermembrane phospholipid transport system permease protein MlaE: protein MRILKEFGQYLGMFRGMFRMPENKAMYWKQFMLQCNDIGVGSLGIISIISVFIGAVSTVQTAYQLVSPIIPKSTIAQVVRDTVILEFAPTLSCIVLAGVVGSKIASELGNMRVTEQIDALEIMGINTKAYLILPKILAGVLTIPLLIVIAMILGIWGGRLAGSMAGIIDPAIYDNGLRMDFNGYNVFFSLTKSFVFAFIITSVPSFYGYNVRGGALEIGHSSTRAVVVSCVLLLLADYVLSALLL from the coding sequence TTGAGGATATTAAAGGAATTCGGACAGTATCTCGGTATGTTTCGCGGCATGTTTCGTATGCCCGAGAATAAAGCCATGTATTGGAAGCAGTTCATGCTTCAGTGTAATGATATAGGGGTGGGGTCATTGGGAATCATCAGCATCATATCCGTATTCATCGGCGCTGTATCCACCGTACAGACAGCCTATCAGCTGGTATCGCCCATTATACCAAAATCTACTATTGCTCAGGTAGTAAGAGATACTGTGATACTGGAATTCGCTCCTACGTTGAGCTGCATTGTACTTGCCGGTGTAGTGGGTAGTAAAATTGCCAGTGAGTTGGGAAATATGCGGGTAACAGAGCAGATTGATGCGTTGGAGATTATGGGTATTAATACTAAAGCTTATCTAATACTACCCAAAATTTTGGCCGGAGTCCTCACGATCCCATTGCTGATTGTAATTGCTATGATACTGGGAATATGGGGTGGGCGTTTGGCCGGTTCTATGGCAGGTATTATAGACCCCGCCATTTATGATAACGGTTTGCGGATGGATTTTAACGGCTACAATGTGTTTTTCTCACTTACTAAAAGTTTCGTTTTTGCTTTTATTATTACCAGCGTACCGTCGTTTTACGGGTATAATGTAAGAGGCGGTGCTTTGGAAATAGGACACTCCAGTACCCGTGCCGTTGTGGTATCCTGCGTATTGTTACTGCTGGCAGACTACGTTTTATCAGCTTTATTGTTATAA
- the btuB_7 gene encoding Vitamin B12 transporter BtuB — MKLSKSLFNGILFMALTQALQAQTTILKGKITADGIPMPSVNIHLDKTTIGTVSDSSGYYKLENIPAGRYKLIATHLNYSRYEKEIHLETQQPLFLNIELEPLRDTTTLQDVVISGTMKAVSRLESPVAVEVYHAAYFKKNPTPSIFDALQLVNGVRPQLNCNICNTGDIHINGLEGPYTMVLIDGMPIVSALGTVYGLSGIPSSLVERIEVIKGPASSLYGSEAVGGLINIITKKPHNAPHIFADVFATSWGEYNTDLSFKTNVGSNATILTGVNYFNYQNRIDKNQDNFTDVTLQNRISVFQKWNFTRKQSRLLSVAGRYLYEDRWGGDIRWNKSFRGGDEIYGESIYTSRAELLGSYELPIKEKLLFAFSFISHNQDSRYGTTSYIANQKIAYGQLTWDKTLKSHDLLAGATLRYTYYDDNTPATKHYDATNNPEKMWLPGIFIQDEIYMTPNHKWLLGLRYDYNNIHGSIFTPRLAYKWSINDNNALRFNAGTGFRVVNLFTEDHAALTGARDVVILNHLKPERSYNVNLNYSKKIYLPAGGIIGLDATAFYTYFTNKIIPDYESDANKIIYDNLSGHAISKGASLNSDITLRNGLKFITGLTLMSNTITENNITTRQMLTENFTGTWAISYQLKPLFLTIDYTGNVYSPMRLPLLSELDPRKPESPWWSIQNIQFTYNGWHQWEVYAGIKNFLNWTPNKGNPFIIARTNDPFDKNVVFDEQGKVVPTPDNPYALTFDPTYVYAPNQGLRVFVGIRFKL, encoded by the coding sequence ATGAAGCTTTCCAAAAGTTTATTTAATGGCATCCTATTTATGGCCTTAACACAGGCATTACAAGCCCAAACAACTATCCTAAAAGGGAAAATAACAGCAGATGGCATACCGATGCCCTCGGTCAACATTCATCTTGATAAAACGACGATAGGAACAGTATCAGACAGCAGCGGCTATTACAAGCTTGAAAATATTCCGGCAGGGAGATACAAACTCATTGCCACGCATCTGAATTATAGCAGATATGAAAAAGAAATCCATCTGGAAACACAACAACCCCTCTTTTTAAACATAGAATTGGAGCCTTTGCGCGATACCACCACTTTACAAGATGTAGTGATATCCGGCACTATGAAAGCAGTGAGTCGGTTAGAAAGCCCCGTAGCAGTAGAAGTATACCATGCTGCTTATTTCAAAAAAAACCCAACACCCAGTATTTTCGATGCCTTACAGCTGGTAAATGGAGTAAGGCCTCAACTCAATTGTAACATTTGTAATACCGGCGACATTCACATCAATGGGCTTGAGGGGCCCTACACCATGGTATTGATAGACGGCATGCCTATCGTAAGTGCTTTAGGTACGGTTTATGGACTATCGGGAATTCCTAGTTCATTAGTTGAAAGAATTGAAGTTATTAAAGGTCCGGCCTCTTCCCTCTACGGAAGTGAAGCAGTGGGAGGACTCATCAATATTATCACAAAGAAGCCCCACAATGCACCTCATATATTTGCCGATGTATTTGCAACATCTTGGGGGGAATACAATACTGATCTAAGCTTTAAAACCAATGTGGGTTCCAATGCCACCATACTGACTGGAGTCAATTATTTTAACTATCAGAACCGAATAGATAAGAACCAAGACAATTTTACGGACGTCACCCTCCAAAACAGAATATCCGTATTTCAAAAATGGAATTTTACACGTAAACAAAGCCGATTGCTAAGTGTAGCAGGCCGATACCTTTATGAAGACCGCTGGGGCGGCGACATACGATGGAACAAATCCTTCCGCGGAGGAGACGAAATTTATGGGGAAAGCATTTATACCAGCCGCGCAGAGTTGCTGGGCAGTTATGAGCTTCCAATAAAGGAAAAACTTTTATTCGCATTCTCATTCATCAGCCATAATCAAGATAGCCGATACGGTACTACCTCCTATATTGCAAATCAAAAGATTGCATACGGACAATTAACCTGGGATAAAACACTAAAAAGCCATGATTTGCTGGCGGGGGCTACGCTTCGCTACACTTATTATGATGATAATACACCTGCAACAAAGCATTACGACGCTACTAACAATCCTGAAAAAATGTGGCTACCGGGTATATTTATACAAGATGAAATTTATATGACTCCTAACCATAAATGGCTGCTGGGATTGCGCTATGATTATAATAATATACATGGTTCTATTTTCACTCCAAGGCTGGCTTACAAATGGTCTATAAATGACAATAATGCTCTAAGATTTAATGCAGGCACTGGTTTTCGTGTGGTAAACCTTTTCACTGAAGATCATGCTGCACTAACTGGAGCGAGGGATGTTGTTATTCTCAATCATTTGAAGCCTGAGAGGTCCTACAATGTCAATCTCAACTATAGTAAAAAAATCTATTTACCTGCAGGAGGTATTATTGGTTTAGATGCCACTGCATTTTATACCTACTTCACTAATAAAATTATCCCGGATTATGAAAGCGATGCCAATAAAATTATATACGATAATCTAAGCGGCCATGCAATAAGCAAAGGTGCCAGCTTAAATAGCGATATCACTCTACGCAATGGGTTAAAATTTATAACAGGCCTCACACTTATGTCTAACACGATTACCGAAAACAACATTACTACACGACAAATGCTCACTGAAAATTTTACAGGTACATGGGCTATATCCTACCAGCTCAAACCCCTATTCCTTACAATAGATTATACTGGCAATGTTTATAGCCCTATGCGTTTGCCTTTGCTTAGTGAATTAGACCCTCGCAAACCTGAATCGCCTTGGTGGAGCATTCAAAACATTCAGTTTACTTATAACGGATGGCACCAATGGGAAGTTTATGCAGGAATCAAAAATTTCTTGAACTGGACTCCCAATAAGGGAAATCCATTTATCATTGCAAGAACGAATGACCCTTTTGACAAAAATGTAGTTTTTGATGAACAAGGTAAAGTAGTCCCTACACCTGACAATCCTTATGCCTTAACCTTCGACCCCACTTATGTATATGCCCCTAATCAGGGCTTGCGCGTATTTGTAGGAATTCGATTCAAACTATAA
- a CDS encoding N-acetyldiaminopimelate deacetylase, producing the protein MRKILLSLCHFIALPLFAQNIEQLIAQKAEAIQPKLVEWRRQIHQNPELSNREFKTQQYILAHLKKLGIETQTMAKTGVVGILRGGKPGPVIALRADMDALPVEERNDLPFKSTVKAEYLGEQVPVMHACGHDAHVAILMGTAEVLASMKKDIPGTVKFIFQPAEEGAPPGEEGGASLMVKEGVMDHPKVDAIFGLHIESWIEEGKVYYKPGPFMAASDRFTIKIKGKPSHGSQPWKSIDPITTGAQIINAIQQIVSRQEDLTKAPVVVTVGKIQAGVRHNIIPGELEMVGTIRTFDTTMQNDVHRRLQHIATHIAEANNATAEVVIYKNNPVTFNDIELTHKIVPLLQKTIGAENVQETRWVTGAEDFAHYGSKAPAVFLYYGGMPKGNDPTKAPPHHTPEFMISDAMLYNGVKVFCNIIFHFTKL; encoded by the coding sequence ATGAGAAAAATACTCCTTAGCCTGTGCCATTTTATTGCACTTCCGCTTTTTGCACAAAACATCGAACAACTGATTGCACAAAAAGCAGAAGCTATACAACCCAAGCTCGTAGAATGGCGCAGGCAAATTCATCAAAATCCGGAACTCAGCAATCGCGAGTTTAAAACCCAACAATACATCTTAGCCCATCTTAAAAAGCTGGGCATTGAAACCCAAACGATGGCCAAAACCGGCGTCGTGGGTATCCTGCGAGGAGGCAAACCGGGTCCTGTAATAGCCCTTCGCGCCGACATGGATGCACTTCCCGTAGAAGAACGTAATGACCTGCCCTTCAAATCCACTGTAAAAGCCGAATATTTGGGAGAGCAAGTACCTGTAATGCATGCGTGCGGACATGATGCGCATGTGGCTATTCTCATGGGCACTGCGGAAGTGTTGGCTTCGATGAAAAAAGACATTCCCGGAACAGTAAAGTTCATTTTCCAGCCTGCAGAAGAAGGCGCTCCCCCCGGTGAGGAAGGCGGCGCCAGTCTTATGGTAAAGGAAGGTGTGATGGATCATCCGAAAGTGGATGCCATATTCGGTTTGCATATTGAAAGCTGGATTGAAGAAGGCAAAGTATATTACAAACCCGGGCCTTTCATGGCTGCCAGCGACCGATTTACTATTAAGATAAAAGGGAAACCCTCACATGGTTCTCAACCTTGGAAAAGTATAGACCCTATCACCACAGGAGCTCAAATCATCAATGCCATTCAGCAAATTGTAAGCCGACAGGAAGATCTCACCAAAGCTCCAGTGGTAGTTACAGTAGGTAAGATACAAGCTGGAGTTCGCCATAATATTATTCCGGGAGAATTGGAGATGGTAGGTACCATTCGCACTTTTGATACCACCATGCAAAATGATGTACATAGACGTCTCCAACATATCGCCACTCATATTGCAGAAGCCAATAATGCTACAGCAGAAGTGGTCATATACAAAAACAATCCTGTTACTTTCAATGATATTGAACTGACCCATAAAATCGTTCCACTACTACAGAAAACAATCGGAGCAGAAAACGTGCAGGAAACACGATGGGTAACCGGAGCAGAGGATTTCGCCCATTACGGAAGCAAAGCTCCTGCCGTATTTCTTTACTACGGCGGAATGCCTAAGGGTAATGACCCTACCAAAGCCCCGCCTCACCACACTCCTGAATTTATGATTTCAGATGCTATGCTCTATAATGGAGTAAAGGTTTTTTGTAATATAATTTTTCATTTCACTAAATTGTAA
- the folE gene encoding GTP cyclohydrolase 1, with the protein MSYKKTEHYDTPITEQLIRHYKEILTLLGEDASREGLLKTPERQAKAMQFMTQGYQMDAHAIINSAKFHEDVSEMIVVKDIELYSMCEHHLLPFFGKAHVAYIPNGWITGLSKIARVVDVFSRRLQVQERLTVQIMNAIKETLNPLGVAVVIEAKHLCMMMRGVQKQNSVTTTSAFDGEFQKNPTRSEFLKLISADLH; encoded by the coding sequence ATGTCCTATAAAAAAACAGAACATTACGATACCCCAATCACGGAGCAACTCATCCGTCATTATAAAGAAATACTCACGCTGTTGGGTGAAGATGCCTCGCGTGAAGGATTACTAAAAACTCCGGAGCGTCAAGCAAAAGCCATGCAGTTCATGACGCAGGGCTACCAGATGGATGCACATGCTATTATCAACTCCGCCAAATTTCATGAAGATGTTAGCGAAATGATTGTGGTGAAAGATATTGAACTGTATAGCATGTGTGAGCACCATCTACTGCCTTTCTTTGGCAAAGCACATGTAGCCTATATTCCTAACGGATGGATTACGGGGTTGAGTAAAATTGCTCGCGTAGTAGATGTATTTAGTAGACGGCTACAAGTACAGGAAAGATTAACGGTACAGATTATGAATGCCATTAAAGAAACCCTCAACCCTCTGGGTGTAGCAGTAGTAATCGAGGCAAAACATCTGTGCATGATGATGCGAGGCGTGCAAAAACAAAACTCGGTTACTACAACTTCTGCTTTTGATGGAGAATTTCAAAAAAATCCCACCCGAAGCGAGTTTTTAAAATTAATCAGTGCAGATTTGCATTAA
- the mkl gene encoding putative ribonucleotide transport ATP-binding protein mkl: protein MIEIKNLKKSFGDKVVLKDVSAVMEPGKCNLIIGSSGSGKTVLMKCIVGLMQPTEGEVLYDGKNYLTMSLEEKKAIRKEIGMLFQGSALFDSQTVEQNVIFPLDMFTNDKYSVKRARVKEVLDRVNLAEDAYKKFPSEISGGMQKRVALARAIVLNPKYLFCDEPNSGLDPQTSIVIDKLIQEITQEYNTTTIMNTHDMNSVMEIGDHIVYMHKGEKEWEGTNKEIIYSDNEKLNEFIFASEFLRDAKNMRTIQETGTIPKDVSDDVKEALEEKFKTDMDGDGKIG from the coding sequence ATGATCGAAATAAAAAATCTTAAGAAGAGTTTTGGGGATAAGGTAGTACTGAAAGATGTCAGTGCTGTAATGGAACCCGGAAAATGTAATCTGATAATCGGATCGAGTGGGAGCGGTAAGACGGTGCTGATGAAATGTATTGTGGGATTGATGCAACCTACAGAAGGAGAGGTATTATACGACGGTAAAAACTACCTAACTATGTCTCTCGAAGAGAAGAAAGCTATCCGTAAAGAAATCGGCATGTTGTTTCAAGGATCAGCTTTATTTGATAGCCAGACAGTGGAGCAAAATGTCATTTTCCCGTTGGATATGTTTACCAACGATAAATATTCCGTTAAGAGGGCGCGCGTAAAGGAAGTATTAGATAGGGTAAATCTGGCGGAAGATGCCTATAAAAAATTCCCCTCGGAAATAAGCGGAGGTATGCAGAAACGTGTAGCACTCGCTAGAGCTATTGTACTGAATCCGAAATATCTTTTCTGCGATGAGCCTAACTCAGGTCTGGATCCCCAAACTTCAATTGTTATTGATAAGCTGATACAGGAGATCACTCAGGAATATAATACCACCACCATTATGAATACCCATGACATGAATAGTGTGATGGAAATAGGAGATCATATCGTGTATATGCATAAAGGGGAGAAAGAGTGGGAGGGAACCAATAAGGAAATTATTTATAGTGATAACGAGAAATTGAATGAGTTTATTTTTGCGTCGGAGTTTTTGCGTGATGCTAAAAATATGCGTACCATCCAGGAAACCGGTACCATACCTAAGGATGTAAGTGATGATGTAAAGGAAGCTTTGGAAGAAAAATTTAAGACAGATATGGATGGAGATGGTAAAATAGGATAA
- the sucD gene encoding Succinate--CoA ligase [ADP-forming] subunit alpha, whose translation MAVLVNKDSKVLVQGFTGTEGTFHATQMIEYGTNVVGGVTPGKGGTTHLDRPVFNTVAECVKATGANVSIIFVPPAFAADAIMEAADAGVELVVCITEGIPVQDMVKVKNYLQGTSTRLVGPNCPGVITAGECKVGIMPGFVFVPGRIGIVSKSGTLTYEAADQVAKAGLGISTAIGIGGDPIIGTPTKEAVELLMNDPETDAIVMIGEIGGGMEAEAARWIKETGNKKPVVGFIAGQTAPPGRRMGHAGAIVGGADDTAAAKMKIMAECGIHVVSSPADIGKTIAEVLKK comes from the coding sequence ATGGCAGTTTTAGTAAATAAAGATTCAAAAGTTTTGGTGCAGGGTTTCACCGGTACAGAAGGCACGTTTCACGCAACGCAAATGATTGAATATGGTACCAATGTGGTGGGAGGTGTCACTCCTGGTAAAGGAGGAACTACTCATTTAGACCGTCCGGTGTTTAATACAGTAGCAGAATGTGTAAAAGCTACAGGTGCAAATGTTAGCATCATCTTTGTACCACCGGCTTTTGCTGCGGATGCCATTATGGAAGCTGCTGATGCAGGTGTAGAGCTGGTAGTATGTATAACAGAAGGCATTCCTGTACAGGATATGGTAAAAGTGAAAAACTATCTACAGGGTACTTCAACCAGATTAGTGGGACCTAACTGTCCGGGTGTTATAACAGCTGGCGAATGTAAAGTGGGTATTATGCCCGGTTTCGTTTTTGTGCCAGGACGCATCGGAATTGTGAGTAAATCTGGTACGCTTACCTATGAAGCGGCAGATCAGGTTGCTAAAGCTGGATTAGGTATCAGCACTGCAATTGGTATCGGTGGGGATCCTATTATTGGTACTCCCACTAAAGAAGCTGTAGAGTTATTAATGAATGATCCCGAAACTGATGCTATCGTAATGATTGGCGAAATCGGTGGCGGAATGGAAGCTGAAGCAGCTAGATGGATTAAAGAAACCGGGAATAAAAAACCTGTGGTGGGTTTCATCGCCGGACAAACGGCTCCTCCCGGACGTAGAATGGGGCATGCCGGTGCTATTGTAGGGGGGGCCGATGATACTGCTGCTGCAAAAATGAAAATTATGGCTGAATGTGGTATTCATGTAGTGAGTAGTCCAGCAGATATCGGAAAAACCATTGCTGAAGTTTTAAAGAAATAA
- the maeB gene encoding NADP-dependent malic enzyme → MSKNNLRKELALEYHANGRPGKIEVIPTKKAKTQRDLSLAYSPGVAIPCLEIAADKENVYKYTAKGNLVAVISNGTAVLGLGDIGPEAGKPVMEGKGVLFKIFADIDVFDIEINEKDPEKFVEIVQALEPTFGGINLEDIKAPGCFYIERELKKRLKIPVMHDDQHGTAIISAAALLNALELQKKKIEKVKFVVNGAGAAAMACVLLYQQMGAKPENFIMFDSKGALHKGRTDLDEIKAPFATAKKDISLAEAMKGADVFIGLSTGNVLTKAMVKSMAKNPIVFAMANPDPEISWEDATTARKDVIMATGRSDYPNQVNNVLGFPYIFRGALDVRATQINTEMQLAAVKALAELAKTPVPDIVNLAYNQKNLHFGPDYIIPKPLDPRLLSTVAPAVAKAAIKSGVARKTIENWDQYAQELNKRLGLDNHVLRVLGAKARSNPKRIVFAEGENLNILKAAQIVLDEGIGYPTLLGNKKQIEQIAIENKIDLSGIPIIDPRSEEVAARRAEYVKIFYEKRARKGYTFNEAAKLMQDRNHFGCMMVEMCDADCMISGQTKRYSDAIRPALQIIGTEEGVKKVAGMYLIMTARGPLFLADTTVNINPTAEELAEIVLLTAREVAAFNITPRIAMLSYSNFGSSNTPEAKLVAEARRLVKEKYPSLVVDGEMQANVALNNELLKEMYPFSELVGKEVNTLIFPNLASGNIAYNILKAISSTDAIGPILLGLKKPVHLLQLGSTVNSIVNMALIAVIDAQLKCESKQSGKKKKAK, encoded by the coding sequence ATGTCAAAAAATAATCTCAGAAAAGAATTAGCCCTGGAATACCACGCTAACGGAAGGCCGGGAAAAATAGAAGTAATCCCTACCAAGAAAGCCAAGACACAGAGAGATTTATCACTCGCCTATTCTCCAGGAGTAGCGATACCCTGTCTGGAGATTGCCGCGGATAAGGAAAATGTATATAAATACACTGCGAAAGGAAACCTTGTGGCTGTTATCAGCAATGGTACAGCTGTATTAGGGTTAGGCGATATCGGCCCCGAAGCCGGAAAACCAGTAATGGAAGGCAAGGGGGTGCTGTTTAAAATTTTTGCCGATATCGATGTATTCGATATTGAAATTAATGAAAAGGACCCTGAAAAATTTGTTGAAATCGTTCAGGCTCTTGAACCCACCTTCGGAGGTATCAATCTTGAAGATATTAAAGCGCCGGGATGTTTTTACATAGAGCGTGAGCTGAAGAAACGCTTGAAAATTCCGGTGATGCATGATGATCAGCATGGTACAGCTATTATTAGTGCCGCTGCTTTGCTCAATGCACTAGAACTGCAGAAGAAAAAAATCGAGAAGGTAAAGTTTGTAGTAAATGGTGCCGGTGCTGCGGCCATGGCCTGTGTGCTACTGTATCAGCAAATGGGAGCCAAGCCTGAGAACTTTATAATGTTCGATAGTAAGGGTGCTTTGCATAAAGGGCGCACAGACTTGGACGAAATCAAAGCACCGTTTGCTACCGCTAAAAAAGATATTTCGCTGGCCGAAGCCATGAAAGGAGCTGATGTGTTTATCGGACTAAGCACCGGTAATGTGCTAACCAAGGCTATGGTAAAAAGCATGGCAAAAAATCCTATCGTGTTTGCTATGGCAAATCCCGATCCCGAAATATCCTGGGAGGATGCAACCACTGCTCGCAAGGATGTGATTATGGCTACCGGGCGCAGCGATTATCCCAATCAGGTAAATAATGTATTGGGCTTCCCTTATATCTTCAGAGGAGCATTAGACGTAAGAGCTACACAAATAAATACCGAAATGCAACTAGCTGCTGTAAAAGCGCTAGCTGAACTGGCTAAAACACCTGTTCCTGATATCGTAAACCTAGCTTATAATCAGAAAAACCTGCATTTCGGTCCGGACTATATCATTCCCAAACCTCTTGATCCCCGACTGTTATCGACCGTAGCACCTGCAGTAGCCAAGGCCGCCATAAAAAGTGGAGTGGCTAGAAAAACGATCGAAAATTGGGATCAGTATGCACAAGAACTCAACAAGCGTCTGGGACTCGATAATCATGTATTGCGTGTACTGGGTGCTAAAGCCCGTAGCAATCCCAAACGTATTGTATTTGCGGAAGGAGAGAACCTGAATATCCTAAAAGCAGCACAGATTGTATTGGATGAAGGAATAGGCTATCCCACTTTATTAGGAAATAAAAAACAGATTGAACAGATCGCTATTGAGAATAAGATCGACTTATCAGGTATTCCCATTATTGACCCGCGCAGTGAAGAAGTGGCTGCCCGCAGAGCAGAGTATGTAAAAATATTCTATGAAAAAAGAGCACGTAAAGGCTATACCTTTAACGAAGCTGCTAAGCTAATGCAAGACCGCAACCATTTCGGTTGTATGATGGTGGAGATGTGCGATGCGGATTGTATGATATCCGGACAAACCAAAAGATACTCCGACGCTATCCGTCCTGCATTGCAGATTATCGGTACAGAGGAGGGGGTAAAGAAGGTAGCAGGAATGTATCTGATTATGACGGCTCGCGGTCCTCTGTTTCTAGCCGATACTACTGTTAATATTAATCCTACAGCAGAAGAGCTGGCAGAAATAGTATTACTTACTGCCCGAGAAGTGGCAGCGTTTAATATCACACCGCGCATTGCCATGCTCAGTTACTCCAATTTCGGAAGTAGCAATACTCCGGAAGCCAAATTAGTAGCTGAAGCCAGAAGATTGGTGAAGGAAAAATACCCCTCGCTGGTAGTAGATGGTGAGATGCAGGCCAATGTGGCATTAAATAACGAACTGTTAAAAGAAATGTATCCATTCAGCGAATTGGTTGGAAAAGAGGTAAACACGTTAATCTTCCCTAACTTAGCGTCCGGCAATATCGCCTATAATATTCTAAAGGCGATTAGTTCTACCGATGCTATCGGACCCATTCTGCTGGGGCTGAAGAAGCCTGTGCATCTGTTGCAATTGGGCAGTACCGTAAACAGTATCGTAAATATGGCTCTGATTGCTGTTATCGATGCGCAGCTGAAATGTGAGTCCAAGCAATCCGGAAAGAAGAAAAAAGCCAAATAG